From Acidobacteriota bacterium, a single genomic window includes:
- a CDS encoding DUF4384 domain-containing protein, with translation MKPQARLMAVLSFLCILPLLAFAQAAAPDDRAARDIVNNYQSGKVNGVELAILLVQANGALLPVEPQREFKTGEQIKLALESNFGGYLYIVNYGSSGAQRVIFPCSGEDNQIKPRQKYLLPNRCAFAFDENTGTEVLKVFTSRQPIAFLATAAKRADGTLNAREVAALERWWQDGNAQSPGISGSTIKMESSRAMESRDPVWDAKKKTALVTLRQQKGAGGKLVRNKVAMFRINMKNGGTKGTTQQ, from the coding sequence ATGAAACCCCAGGCCCGCTTGATGGCCGTGCTCTCTTTCCTTTGCATCCTGCCGCTGCTGGCTTTCGCCCAAGCCGCCGCGCCAGACGACCGGGCTGCGCGCGACATCGTCAATAATTATCAGAGCGGCAAAGTGAATGGCGTCGAGTTGGCCATTCTGCTCGTGCAGGCGAACGGCGCGTTGCTGCCCGTCGAACCGCAACGCGAATTCAAGACCGGCGAGCAAATCAAACTTGCGCTCGAAAGCAATTTCGGCGGCTATCTGTATATCGTCAACTATGGTTCGAGCGGCGCCCAGCGCGTCATCTTCCCGTGCAGCGGCGAAGACAATCAGATCAAACCTCGCCAAAAATATCTGCTCCCCAATCGCTGCGCGTTTGCGTTCGACGAAAACACCGGCACCGAAGTGCTGAAAGTCTTCACCTCGCGCCAACCCATCGCCTTTCTCGCGACGGCGGCCAAACGCGCTGACGGCACGCTCAACGCGCGCGAAGTGGCAGCGCTCGAACGCTGGTGGCAGGACGGCAACGCGCAATCGCCGGGCATCAGTGGCAGTACGATAAAAATGGAATCTTCGCGCGCCATGGAAAGCCGTGATCCGGTTTGGGATGCGAAGAAAAAGACCGCGCTCGTGACGTTGCGCCAGCAAAAAGGTGCAGGCGGCAAGTTAGTGCGAAACAAGGTTGCGATGTTCAGGATCAATATGAAAAATGGCGGAACGAAAGGAACGACACAACAATGA
- a CDS encoding VWA domain-containing protein, whose amino-acid sequence MYNKAISKISITVLFLLLASWRVASHPAYQNMYANDPRSKPELRTDCTICHAIEGKASQPNFLSEFGKAFKTNRNRLSDELRTRFPRLFNQSDNPVSGVPVETLKMATAQVVINISVTDAKGKFVTGLDKDAFKLSEDQQQQEMVEFLGEDAPLAVAVLVDTSGSALEADLQKARNAVLDLANRLRPNDVLAVYTFGEGGVQMVRDYSQGVKDLKPLLKKLQGQGNTPLFDAVLNATEDLRKRPERRRALVLISDGADSESQATLRETEKQTFLAGVSIYAIDLINTQKSARRSAERQAAAQVLQQLTEVTGGRYITTDGGFFLLTSRAKLKRIFTDLIDEWHSQYTITYEPNNVRQQGRWRTLRVQLEQADLTARTRLGYREAVQ is encoded by the coding sequence ATGTACAACAAAGCAATTTCCAAAATCTCTATCACGGTCCTCTTCCTGCTATTGGCGAGTTGGCGCGTGGCCAGTCATCCGGCTTACCAGAATATGTACGCCAATGACCCGCGCTCCAAACCGGAGTTGCGCACTGATTGCACGATCTGCCATGCGATTGAGGGCAAGGCGAGCCAGCCGAATTTTCTGAGCGAATTCGGCAAGGCGTTCAAAACCAATCGCAACCGGTTGAGCGATGAATTGCGCACACGGTTTCCCCGGCTGTTCAATCAGTCTGACAATCCGGTGTCGGGCGTGCCGGTTGAGACGCTCAAAATGGCGACTGCCCAAGTGGTGATTAACATCTCTGTCACCGATGCCAAGGGCAAGTTCGTCACCGGCCTGGACAAAGACGCCTTCAAGTTAAGCGAAGATCAGCAGCAGCAGGAAATGGTCGAATTCTTGGGCGAGGATGCGCCGCTGGCCGTGGCCGTGTTAGTTGATACGTCGGGCAGTGCGCTTGAGGCTGATTTGCAAAAGGCGCGCAATGCCGTGCTTGACCTGGCGAATCGCTTGCGGCCAAACGATGTGCTGGCCGTTTACACCTTTGGCGAAGGCGGCGTGCAAATGGTGCGCGATTACTCGCAAGGCGTGAAGGATTTGAAGCCCTTGCTGAAAAAGCTGCAAGGGCAAGGCAACACGCCGCTGTTTGACGCCGTGTTGAATGCGACCGAGGATTTACGCAAACGGCCTGAACGGCGGCGCGCGTTGGTGTTGATTTCAGACGGCGCCGATAGCGAGAGTCAGGCGACCTTACGCGAGACCGAGAAGCAGACCTTTCTGGCGGGTGTTTCGATCTACGCAATTGATCTGATCAATACGCAAAAGAGCGCCAGGCGCTCCGCCGAACGGCAGGCCGCCGCCCAGGTCTTACAGCAATTGACCGAGGTCACGGGAGGCCGTTACATCACCACCGACGGCGGCTTTTTCCTGCTGACGAGCCGGGCCAAGTTGAAGCGCATTTTTACCGACCTGATTGACGAATGGCATAGTCAATACACGATCACTTATGAGCCGAACAACGTGCGCCAGCAGGGCCGTTGGCGCACGTTGCGCGTGCAATTGGAGCAGGCCGATCTGACAGCGCGCACGCGGCTGGGGTATCGTGAGGCTGTCCAATAA
- a CDS encoding YcxB family protein, producing MSIELNFFLQRDEYYAALEFFRNRRPNASADKLVGALLILLGGALWLVTGKGALFAIFLIVGLAVALLSAPLRRVLFNQKWAREPLFSTEHTIAADEQGVFFRMGQIESNLPWNYYESFLESRDGFLLVYGDSFNFLPKRVFAGETAQQQFRELMAKKLT from the coding sequence ATGAGCATTGAATTGAACTTCTTTTTGCAACGCGACGAGTATTACGCCGCGCTGGAATTCTTCCGCAACCGGCGGCCCAACGCCTCTGCCGACAAACTGGTTGGGGCACTGCTGATTTTGTTGGGCGGCGCGCTGTGGCTGGTAACAGGGAAGGGCGCGCTTTTTGCCATCTTTTTGATCGTCGGTCTGGCCGTCGCGCTTTTGTCGGCTCCGCTGCGGCGGGTGCTATTCAATCAAAAGTGGGCGCGCGAGCCGTTGTTTAGCACCGAGCACACCATTGCGGCGGATGAGCAGGGCGTCTTCTTTCGTATGGGGCAGATCGAATCGAACCTGCCGTGGAATTACTACGAAAGCTTTCTGGAAAGCAGAGACGGGTTCTTGCTGGTTTATGGCGACTCGTTCAACTTCCTGCCGAAGCGCGTGTTTGCCGGGGAAACGGCGCAACAGCAGTTTCGGGAATTGATGGCGAAAAAGCTAACGTAA